The region TAGTAAACTGGGCACTGGTGGCATGTATACAAAGCTCGAAGCTGCGCGCACTGCGCAACGTGCCGGTATCGAGACCATAATTGCTAAAGGTGCCGAGCCGCAGGTGATTGAGCAAGTCATGGCAGGCTCTGCGGAAAGTACCACCTTTGTGCGCTTTGATGCGCCCCTGGAGGGGCGTAAAAAATGGCTGCTTTCAGGTCCAAAATCAACCGGGTATGTACAATGCGACCCCGGCGCTGTCGCGGCCATTAGTCACCAGGGGGCGAGCTTATTGGCTAAAGGGATAGTTGCTATCGGAGGTGAGTTTTCTCGTGGCGATGTGATAGAAATACGAGACCTGGATAGTCAGCTGGTTGCAAAAGGGTTAGTGGCATTTGATCACAAGGAAATGGATCAAATTAAACGCTTACACAGCAGTGAAATCCCGTTAACACTGGGATACCCAGCGTCCAACGTCGTTGTTCATCGTGATGACTTGGTGTTATTGGATGTGTACGCCGGTTCAGTTTAAGACTTCACCCTCCGCCTGCGTCAATTGCATGGGATTCATTGCGCAGGCATGTTTGCAAGGGATTATTGAAAGCTGGTAAATAAACGCTAATCTTTAGGGTGAATCTGATCATTGGGCAACCATGTGACTACATCCATTTGCGGACACGAATACACCATCAGCTTATTACAGCTTAAAGAAGAGCGGGCGTTGTATCAGCAGTTTTGTGACATTCTGGCATCTTTACTGCCAGATTCAGCACTGAGTTTTTTTATTCGCCCGAGCCTGTCACGCAAAGAGTCCCTGAAGCTGGTTTATCAGCAACATGTGGAGCAGGCACTGGCATTAGAAGATATGTTGGAAAAAACCCAGTTGTGCAGAGGTAAGCCGGTGTTGATCAGCAAATCTTACACCTGCATGCCTTTGCGACTTGACGATCAGATCATTGGCTTACTTTGGGTCTATGAGTCGCTCACCCCGGCCAACTGTAACCTGACAGCACACCTGATGAATGTGTTTTTTCATCAGTGGCATACGTTAGCACTGGCCAGAATTGACCCTTTATCTCAGTTACTTAACAGGCAAACTTTTGACGAAAGAGTGCTCCAGATAGCATCCGGTCAGGGATTTTTGCAACCACGAGCAGAACATAATGCGCGCAATTGGTATCTGGCGCTGTTTGATATCGATCATTTTAAGCGTGTGAATGATTCCTTCGGTCATGTCATTGGAGATGAGGTGATCTTGCTGACTGCGCAGTATCTCAAAGACAATTTCCGCGCGGAAGACTATGTATTTCGCTACGGTGGTGAGGAGTTTGCTATTTTGTTTCAGGCGCATACAGATACAGAAGCGCTGTTATTGTTGGACAGGGTGCGTGATGTAGTAGGTCAGGCTACGTTTCCTCAGGTAAAGACTGTCACGCTAAGTGGAGGCTTCACTGAAATAACCGACGTGATGCAAGTATCTGAATTAGTCAATCAGGCAGACAAGGCGCTTTATCATGCAAAGCAGAATGGCCGGAATAAAGTTGTCTTTTCCGGTGCTCTGGGGCTTGAATCGGAGCAGATTGCAAGCTCGGATATCGAACTTTTTTAAGCCAATATGTACCAATTATCTGGGAAGTTTGTGGTATTCTACGCGCCACGAGAATCCTGGAGTCTAACTATGAAATTAATCCGTATGGCGCTTGGCAGTCTGATCTTACTGTTTGATTTTATCTTTACCCCGCGCAGTAAAAAACGCCCGGCAGATGCTCAGGCTAAGTTGGATGCGCAAACCGCCAAATTAAAGTTGTATCAGTTTAAGGGTTGCCCATTTTGCGTCAAGGTACGCCGTGCTGCTAAGCGAGAAGGGCTGAAGCTGGAAACCCGTGATGCCATGAACAATCAGGTATACCGTCAGGAGCTGCAAGAGCAGGGCGGTAAAATTAAGGTGCCTTGCCTTCGAATTGAAGAGCAAAACCAGGTGACCTGGCTGTATGAATCGAACGATATTGTGGCGTATTTACAAAAGCTTGAACAAGCAGCTTAATCACCACACCTGGCAAACTGTGTTGCAATAGTTTGCCCGCTCAAGGGGCTATGCTAGCATTAGCCCCATGACCTCATTAGACACAAATTAAGAGAAAAAACATGACTATCCGCACGCGTGTTGCCCCGTCACCGACGGGTGATCCCCATCTAGGCACAGCCTATATTGCGTTATTCAACTACTGTTTTGCTAAGCAGCAAGGCGGTGAATTTGTGCTGCGTATCGAAGATACCGATCAGCAACGAAGCACGCCTGAATCTGAGCAGGCTATTATGGACAGCCTGCACTGGTTGGGTCTTGAGTGGGATCACGGACCGGATGTTGGCGGTGAGTTTGGCCCTTATCGCCAGTCTGAGCGCAGCGATTTATATAAAAAATATGCTCATCAACTGGTTGAAGAAGGCAAGGCATTCTACTGCTTCGCAACGGCACAAGAGTTGGACGAAATGCGTGAGCAGCAAATGGCAGAAGGGTTACGTCCTAAGTACGACGGTCGCGGACTTAAGCTGAGTCAGGAAGAAATTCAGGCGAATTTGGATGCGGGTAAGCCGTATGTGATCCGTATGATGATCCCCGAAGAAGGCAGCTTTAAGTTTAATGACTACCTGCGCGGTGAGATTGAGATCCCGTGGGAAAATGTCGATATGCAGGTGCTGCTCAAGGCAGACGGGTTCCCGACCTATTTCCTGGCCAACGTCGTTGACGATCACCACATGCAGATCAGCCATATCTTCCGTGGTGAAGAGTGGATTAACTCAGCGCCTAAACTGTTGAAGCTGTACGAAGATTTTGGCTGGCAGGCGCCGGTACTGGGTCACTTGCCGTTATTACGTAACCCAGATAAGTCAAAACTATCAAAGCGCAAGAACCCAACTTCTATTAACTACTACAAAGAAATGGGTTACCTGCCGGAAGCGGTACTGAATTACCTGGGCCGTATGGGCTGGTCTATGCCGGATGAGCGTGAGAAGTTTACTCTGGCCGAAATGATTGAACACTTCGACATGAAGCGTGTATCTCTGGGTGGACCTGTGTTTGATATCGATAAGCTAAGCTGGTTGAATGGTCTGTGGATCCGTGAAGATCTAAGTGACGAGCAACTCATTGAGCGCTTCGTTGACTGGAAACTGAATGGTCAGATGCTGGCGCGCGTGTTGCCTGAAGCCAAGACACGTATTAACACTTTGTCAGATCTGGTAGGCCTTGCCGGTCACTTTGTGGGTGGAATCCCTGAGTATGATCCTGCACTACTGACAGCTGGTAAGGCGGAGGAAGAAACGGTACGTCAGGCACTGCAATTTTTCATCTGGGAGCTGGATAAGCTACGTCAGTGGAACAAGAGTGAAGTCTTCGCGGTAGCTAAATCGGTGGCGACTTTCCACGAGCTGAAGATCAAAGACTTCCTGGAACCAATCTTCGTTGCCATTACTGGCAAAACTTCGTCAACTTCTGTTGTTGATGCTATGGAAATTCTTGGTTCAGACTTGTCGCGTGCGCGTTTACGTGTGGCACTGAACCACCTGGGTGTGTCTAAGAAACAAGCTAAGAAGCTTGAGAAAGCATACCGCGAATACCCTAGCATCGGGTAATGAGGTCCTGCCTCATATTAACCCCATAATGTCGGGGTTTAATGATGTACATGGTAGAAAAGGCTGAACTCAGTTTCAGCCTTTTTTATTGCCTAATTATCGCTGAGCTGGCTACTTAAAAAGGTATCCAGCAGTGCCTTAAGCTGTTGCAAATCTGCCACTGGCATATTGGTCTGTGCCAGCATCTGCTGGGGAATACAGCTACAGGCGGCCTCTAGTGCTTTACCTGCATCGGTCAGATAAATATGACACTGGCGTTCATCACGTTCAGAGCGCACCCGTGTCACCAACTCCTGTTGTGCCAGTCGTTTGAGCAATGGGGTGAGCGTGTTACTGTTCAGCTGTGCTCGCTTGCCTATCTCTCCTACTAATAACCCGTCCTGTTGCCACAGGATCATCAGGACTATGTATTGCGGATAGGTGAGGCCATGGGCTTTCAACAAGGGTTGATAGAGCCGTGTGACCTGACGTGATGCGGCATATAAGCTAAAACATAGTTGGTTGTCCAGACGCAATTGCGTCGGCTGTTCTTTCATCTTATGCACTTAATGCTTTTTCAATATCTTTGCTTATTTTCTCAGGTTTTGTGGTCGGCGCATAGCGTGCCAATGGCTGACCGTCTTTACCCAGCAAAAACTTGGTGAAGTTCCACTTGATTTTGTTACCGAACAAACCGGGCAGGGCGTCTTTCAGGTAGTCATACAATGGATGGGCATTGTCTCCATTGACCTCAATTTTCTCCATCATCTGAAAATCAACCCCGTAGTTTATCAGACAGCCCTGTTGTATCTCAGTAGCACTGCCAGGCTCCTGTTGACCAAACTGGTTACAGGGAAAGCCTATAATGGTCAGGCCTTGGTCTGCATATTGCTCATGCAGTGCCTGAAGTCCTTCGTACTGAGGTGTAAGCCCGCACTGACTGGCGGTATTCACAACCAGCACGACCTTGCCCTGCAGGCTGCTAAATTCAAAGGGCTGTCCTTGCAATGTATTAGCACTGAACTCGTATAGTTTGGTCATTTTAAATCTCTTGTGATTATATCGTGTGCGATTTAATTTAGTATAACACCGTGAAGAGATCAAGTTTTATCCTGTCGGGTTTTCCTTAGTCAATCGATGTATTAAAGCGATCTAACAGAAAATCAATGAGTAAGCGCACCCGATACGGCATCAAATCTTTACGAGGGTAAACCAGCCAGGAGGCGTTATCTGTGACCTGAAACTCGTCCAGCAGGGTGAACAGCGCGCCCGAAGCAAGATGCGGTTCAACAATATCGCGCGCCAGGTGTGAAATGCCAAGACCTTGCAGGCAGGCTTGTAACAGTGCGTGCGGGTGATTGGTCCGCCAGTTCCCGCTGACTTTGACTTCTTCAATGTTATCGCCGATGGCAAAGCGCCAGCGGTTATTGGCAGCCAGCAGGCAGT is a window of Pseudoalteromonas sp. R3 DNA encoding:
- a CDS encoding GGDEF domain-containing protein, encoding MTTSICGHEYTISLLQLKEERALYQQFCDILASLLPDSALSFFIRPSLSRKESLKLVYQQHVEQALALEDMLEKTQLCRGKPVLISKSYTCMPLRLDDQIIGLLWVYESLTPANCNLTAHLMNVFFHQWHTLALARIDPLSQLLNRQTFDERVLQIASGQGFLQPRAEHNARNWYLALFDIDHFKRVNDSFGHVIGDEVILLTAQYLKDNFRAEDYVFRYGGEEFAILFQAHTDTEALLLLDRVRDVVGQATFPQVKTVTLSGGFTEITDVMQVSELVNQADKALYHAKQNGRNKVVFSGALGLESEQIASSDIELF
- a CDS encoding MarR family transcriptional regulator, yielding MKEQPTQLRLDNQLCFSLYAASRQVTRLYQPLLKAHGLTYPQYIVLMILWQQDGLLVGEIGKRAQLNSNTLTPLLKRLAQQELVTRVRSERDERQCHIYLTDAGKALEAACSCIPQQMLAQTNMPVADLQQLKALLDTFLSSQLSDN
- a CDS encoding glutaredoxin domain-containing protein, translating into MKLIRMALGSLILLFDFIFTPRSKKRPADAQAKLDAQTAKLKLYQFKGCPFCVKVRRAAKREGLKLETRDAMNNQVYRQELQEQGGKIKVPCLRIEEQNQVTWLYESNDIVAYLQKLEQAA
- the gltX gene encoding glutamate--tRNA ligase codes for the protein MTIRTRVAPSPTGDPHLGTAYIALFNYCFAKQQGGEFVLRIEDTDQQRSTPESEQAIMDSLHWLGLEWDHGPDVGGEFGPYRQSERSDLYKKYAHQLVEEGKAFYCFATAQELDEMREQQMAEGLRPKYDGRGLKLSQEEIQANLDAGKPYVIRMMIPEEGSFKFNDYLRGEIEIPWENVDMQVLLKADGFPTYFLANVVDDHHMQISHIFRGEEWINSAPKLLKLYEDFGWQAPVLGHLPLLRNPDKSKLSKRKNPTSINYYKEMGYLPEAVLNYLGRMGWSMPDEREKFTLAEMIEHFDMKRVSLGGPVFDIDKLSWLNGLWIREDLSDEQLIERFVDWKLNGQMLARVLPEAKTRINTLSDLVGLAGHFVGGIPEYDPALLTAGKAEEETVRQALQFFIWELDKLRQWNKSEVFAVAKSVATFHELKIKDFLEPIFVAITGKTSSTSVVDAMEILGSDLSRARLRVALNHLGVSKKQAKKLEKAYREYPSIG
- a CDS encoding glutathione peroxidase, coding for MTKLYEFSANTLQGQPFEFSSLQGKVVLVVNTASQCGLTPQYEGLQALHEQYADQGLTIIGFPCNQFGQQEPGSATEIQQGCLINYGVDFQMMEKIEVNGDNAHPLYDYLKDALPGLFGNKIKWNFTKFLLGKDGQPLARYAPTTKPEKISKDIEKALSA